Proteins encoded together in one Priestia aryabhattai window:
- a CDS encoding HAD family hydrolase produces MIKLFVSDLDGTLLHEEKYVEQHNADALSELQRQGVEVCLASGRMDTEILKISTDINNTFHRISQNGGFVWTKENQELHGKVFEDDLAVQLYKKTIDPNRITLVCSNDTNYVEQRNEIIEAIETHMFFPIEEQIEMTDSFGHALSPSKITVLGDHDEMVALQKEVNEEFGDYIDTYISAKQCLDIMPKHISKGNAIEILLNHLQLKPEEIACVGDSFNDIPMFQLTPNSFAMATAPEAVQRHASTVVSSVSEAARIVLEKNKQTT; encoded by the coding sequence ATGATTAAGTTATTTGTAAGCGACTTAGATGGCACTCTTTTACACGAAGAAAAATACGTAGAACAGCATAATGCAGACGCACTTAGTGAACTTCAGCGCCAAGGAGTAGAGGTTTGTCTTGCTTCTGGAAGAATGGATACGGAAATTTTAAAAATTTCTACCGATATTAATAATACATTTCATCGTATTAGCCAAAACGGAGGATTTGTGTGGACCAAAGAAAATCAAGAACTTCATGGAAAAGTGTTTGAAGATGATTTAGCGGTTCAACTTTATAAAAAAACGATAGATCCTAACCGTATTACGCTTGTCTGTTCAAACGATACGAATTATGTAGAGCAGCGAAATGAAATTATTGAAGCGATTGAAACTCACATGTTTTTCCCTATCGAAGAACAAATTGAAATGACGGATTCATTTGGTCACGCTCTTTCTCCATCTAAAATCACGGTTCTTGGAGATCATGATGAAATGGTAGCTCTGCAAAAAGAGGTGAACGAAGAGTTTGGTGATTATATTGATACATATATTTCTGCCAAGCAGTGTTTGGATATTATGCCTAAACATATCAGCAAAGGAAATGCCATTGAAATTTTATTAAATCATCTTCAGCTAAAACCAGAGGAAATTGCATGTGTGGGGGATTCATTTAATGATATTCCTATGTTTCAATTAACGCCGAACAGTTTCGCTATGGCTACAGCTCCTGAAGCTGTTCAGCGCCACGCCTCTACTGTTGTGTCATCGGTTAGTGAAGCAGCGCGTATTGTTTTAGAAAAAAATAAGCAAACAACCTAA
- the metH gene encoding methionine synthase, with amino-acid sequence MSSLIEQQLKKRILVIDGAMGTMIQDADLTAEDFGGEEYEGCNEYLTRTAPHVIQRIHEEYFAAGADIIETNTFGSTSTVLDEYDLGHLAYELNIEAVKLACAARDKYSTPEWPRFVAGAIGPTTKTLSVTGGITFPELVESYEEQVRGLLDGGVDLLLVETCQDMLNVKAAFLGITAAFEKLKTEVPIMISGTIEPMGTTLAGQDIESFYLSLEHMKPLSVGLNCATGPEFMTDHIRSLSDLATSAVSCYPNAGLPDEEGNYHESPELLAQKIKGFADKGWLNFVGGCCGTTPAHIKALAEAVKEVAPRSLDRSEHNHAVTGIEPLVYDDSMRPLFVGERTNVIGSRKFKRLIAEGKIEEASEIARAQVKNGAHVIDICLADPDREEMEDMEEFIQEVVKKVKVPLVIDSTDEKVIEKALTYSQGKVIINSINLEDGEERFDAILPLVKKFGAALVVGTIDETGMAVTAERKVEIAKRSHDLLVEKHGFNPKDIIFDPLVFPVGTGDEQYIGSAEETVKGIKMIKEALPDCLTILGVSNVSFGLPPVGREVLNAVYLYHCTQAGLDYAIVNTEKLERYASIPEAEIELANALLFNTTDETLSTFTNFYRDKKKEAKVEISTLTLEERLAMYIVEGTKEGLLPDLEQALAQYDDPLDIINGPLMDGMAEVGRLFNDNQLIVAEVLQSAEVMKASVAFLEPHMEATENDSGKGKVILATVKGDVHDIGKNLVDIILSNNGFKVIDLGIKVTPQQLIEAVKEEKPDIIGLSGLLVKSAQQMVLTAQDLTQSSIDVPIMVGGAALSRKFTDFKIAPEYEGAVLYAKDAMDGLALANKLQNKEEVIQLLEDLKTRQEKKVTVRERQPQTAQAATAVLERSAISTDAPVFVPADLKRHVVKHYDLAQVLPYINWQMLLGHHLGLKGKVNKLLAEKDERAVQLKETVDDLLELALKENLIKPAVIYQFFPAQADGNDLIIYDPADEKTEIERFTFPRQAKGQFLCLSDFAKPKEKEMDYVCFFSVTAGTGIRERAAKFKENGEFLKSHVFQALALELAEGLAERVHQQIRDRWGFPDSPDFTMAERFSAKYQGQRFSFGYPACPDLEDQAKLFKLIKPEDIGIQLTDGFMMEPEASVTALVFAHPEAKYFNVL; translated from the coding sequence ATGAGCTCACTTATCGAACAACAACTAAAGAAGCGAATACTCGTCATCGATGGAGCAATGGGAACGATGATTCAAGATGCTGATTTAACCGCTGAAGATTTTGGCGGCGAAGAATATGAAGGTTGCAACGAATATTTGACTCGAACGGCGCCTCATGTGATTCAGCGCATTCATGAAGAGTACTTTGCAGCAGGTGCTGATATTATTGAAACCAATACGTTTGGCTCAACATCTACCGTACTTGATGAATACGATTTAGGGCACCTAGCGTATGAATTGAATATCGAAGCTGTGAAGCTTGCTTGTGCAGCCCGCGATAAATATTCAACTCCCGAATGGCCTAGGTTCGTAGCTGGAGCTATCGGCCCTACAACTAAAACGCTCTCTGTTACCGGAGGTATTACATTCCCTGAGTTAGTAGAATCGTACGAAGAGCAAGTTCGGGGTTTGTTAGACGGCGGAGTTGACTTACTTCTAGTCGAAACATGTCAAGACATGCTGAACGTAAAAGCTGCGTTTTTAGGCATTACAGCTGCGTTTGAAAAACTGAAAACAGAAGTTCCAATTATGATTTCAGGAACGATTGAGCCAATGGGAACAACTTTGGCTGGTCAAGATATCGAATCTTTTTATTTATCATTGGAGCATATGAAGCCTCTTTCAGTCGGACTTAACTGCGCAACAGGTCCTGAATTTATGACGGATCATATTCGCTCTCTTTCAGACCTAGCCACTTCAGCTGTTAGCTGTTATCCAAACGCTGGACTTCCAGATGAAGAAGGTAATTATCACGAATCCCCTGAGCTGCTGGCTCAAAAAATTAAGGGGTTTGCTGATAAAGGCTGGCTAAACTTCGTAGGCGGATGTTGTGGTACAACGCCTGCTCATATTAAAGCACTGGCTGAAGCGGTAAAAGAGGTTGCTCCTCGTTCGCTTGATCGCTCCGAGCATAACCATGCTGTAACTGGTATCGAACCACTTGTATATGACGATTCTATGCGCCCTCTTTTTGTGGGAGAACGTACGAATGTAATCGGTTCTCGCAAGTTCAAGCGTCTGATCGCGGAAGGAAAAATTGAAGAAGCATCTGAAATTGCGCGTGCTCAGGTTAAAAATGGTGCTCACGTTATTGATATTTGCTTAGCAGATCCAGACCGTGAAGAAATGGAAGACATGGAGGAATTTATTCAAGAAGTTGTCAAAAAAGTGAAGGTTCCTCTTGTAATCGATTCAACCGACGAGAAGGTTATTGAAAAAGCTTTAACGTACTCACAAGGTAAGGTCATTATTAACTCCATTAACTTAGAAGATGGTGAAGAGCGTTTTGATGCAATCTTACCGCTAGTAAAAAAATTCGGTGCTGCTCTGGTTGTCGGTACAATCGATGAAACAGGCATGGCCGTTACTGCAGAACGAAAAGTAGAGATTGCTAAACGCTCACATGATTTACTTGTTGAAAAACATGGCTTTAATCCAAAAGATATTATTTTTGACCCTCTTGTGTTTCCTGTAGGGACTGGTGATGAACAATATATTGGTTCTGCTGAAGAGACAGTTAAAGGAATTAAAATGATTAAAGAAGCCCTGCCTGATTGCCTGACCATTCTTGGCGTAAGTAACGTGTCATTCGGTCTTCCTCCAGTCGGACGTGAAGTACTAAATGCCGTTTACCTTTATCACTGTACGCAGGCTGGACTCGATTATGCCATTGTTAATACAGAAAAATTAGAGCGCTATGCTTCTATTCCAGAAGCTGAAATTGAGCTTGCTAATGCTTTATTATTTAACACAACTGATGAAACGCTAAGCACGTTTACCAACTTTTATCGTGATAAAAAGAAAGAAGCAAAAGTAGAAATTTCTACGTTAACACTCGAAGAACGATTAGCAATGTATATTGTCGAAGGTACTAAAGAAGGATTGCTTCCTGATTTAGAACAGGCTTTAGCTCAATATGATGATCCGTTAGATATTATTAACGGACCGCTTATGGACGGGATGGCGGAAGTCGGACGTTTGTTTAATGACAACCAGCTGATTGTGGCAGAAGTGCTTCAAAGTGCGGAAGTTATGAAAGCCTCCGTCGCCTTTTTAGAACCTCATATGGAAGCAACTGAAAATGATTCTGGAAAAGGCAAAGTTATTCTTGCGACGGTTAAAGGTGACGTGCACGATATCGGTAAAAACTTAGTAGACATCATTTTAAGCAACAATGGTTTTAAAGTAATTGATTTAGGTATTAAAGTAACGCCGCAGCAGCTGATTGAAGCAGTAAAAGAAGAAAAGCCAGACATCATTGGCTTGTCAGGTCTTCTAGTAAAATCAGCTCAGCAAATGGTTTTGACTGCACAAGATTTAACACAATCAAGCATTGATGTTCCAATTATGGTAGGAGGCGCTGCCCTTTCCCGTAAATTTACTGACTTTAAAATCGCCCCGGAATATGAAGGTGCGGTCCTCTACGCCAAAGATGCGATGGACGGATTAGCGTTAGCAAATAAGCTGCAGAACAAAGAAGAAGTTATTCAGCTTTTAGAAGATTTAAAAACGCGGCAAGAAAAGAAAGTAACGGTTCGAGAACGCCAGCCTCAAACAGCTCAAGCAGCTACGGCTGTTTTAGAAAGATCCGCCATTTCAACGGACGCTCCTGTTTTTGTACCGGCTGATTTAAAGCGGCACGTTGTCAAACACTACGATTTGGCACAGGTTCTTCCCTATATTAACTGGCAGATGCTTTTAGGCCATCACTTAGGGCTAAAAGGAAAAGTGAATAAGCTGCTTGCTGAAAAAGACGAGCGTGCTGTTCAATTAAAAGAAACCGTTGATGACCTGCTCGAACTGGCACTAAAAGAAAACTTAATTAAGCCAGCGGTTATTTATCAGTTCTTCCCTGCTCAAGCAGACGGAAATGATTTAATTATTTATGATCCTGCTGATGAAAAAACAGAAATTGAACGATTTACCTTCCCTCGACAAGCAAAAGGACAGTTCCTGTGCTTATCTGATTTTGCAAAGCCTAAAGAAAAAGAGATGGACTATGTATGTTTCTTCTCTGTAACAGCAGGAACAGGCATTCGCGAACGCGCAGCGAAATTCAAAGAAAACGGCGAGTTTTTAAAGAGTCACGTGTTCCAAGCTCTTGCGCTTGAATTAGCCGAAGGATTAGCAGAACGTGTTCATCAGCAAATTCGTGACCGCTGGGGATTCCCCGATTCGCCTGACTTTACAATGGCGGAGCGTTTCTCAGCCAAATACCAAGGTCAGCGTTTTTCATTCGGATATCCTGCATGTCCAGACCTTGAAGACCAAGCAAAACTGTTTAAATTAATTAAACCTGAAGACATCGGCATTCAGTTAACAGACGGTTTCATGATGGAACCAGAGGCTTCTGTTACAGCCCTTGTTTTTGCACATCCTGAAGCGAAATATTTTAACGTATTGTAA
- a CDS encoding bifunctional homocysteine S-methyltransferase/methylenetetrahydrofolate reductase, with product MGLLEDLKSKILIGDGATGTLLYSHGIDSCFEELNITKPEEVSRIHRAYVEAGANVIQTNTYAANYQKLARYGLEDSVKDINVAGVKLAKQAVKDQAYVVGTLGGIRSFQKNAISLEEVKRSIREQMFWLLNEGVDGLLFETYYDFEELKTVLTLARKETDKPIITHVSLHDIGVLQDGRPLADALKELEDLGADVVGLNCRLGPYHMIRSLEEVPLPDRAFLSAYPNASLPAYVEGKLEYETNEDYFVESARLFREQGVRLIGGCCGTTPAHVRAMSSALKDQPPITSKVVKMRPAVTVQEREQQDKPHMHEIVKKRRSVIVELDPPKQLGPTKFLEGAKALDKVGVDAITLADNSLASPRISNLAMATLMQQETKARPLIHITCRDRNLIGLQSHLMGLHTLGMNQVLAITGDPSKVGDFPGATSVYDLSSFDLISLIAQFNEGLSYSGKPLGQKTNFSIAAAFNPNVRHLDRAVQRLEKKIDCGAHYFITQPLYSTKQIEEVYEATKHLTTPVYIGIMPLTSARNARFIHHEVPGIKLSEDILERMDATGNDRIRGEVEGLAIAKHLIDTAYELFDGIYLITPFMRYEMTEILTRYIHDKQLVTSERKI from the coding sequence ATGGGGTTACTTGAAGATTTAAAGTCTAAAATTTTAATTGGGGATGGTGCCACTGGTACCCTCCTTTACTCACACGGTATTGACAGCTGCTTTGAAGAACTAAACATCACCAAACCAGAAGAGGTTTCTCGTATTCACAGAGCCTATGTAGAAGCAGGTGCAAACGTTATTCAAACGAACACTTACGCTGCTAATTATCAAAAACTTGCTCGTTATGGATTAGAAGATTCGGTCAAAGACATCAATGTTGCCGGTGTAAAGTTGGCGAAACAAGCTGTAAAAGACCAGGCTTACGTTGTTGGTACACTCGGCGGAATTCGTTCTTTCCAAAAAAACGCTATTAGTTTAGAAGAGGTTAAGCGAAGCATTCGCGAACAAATGTTTTGGCTTTTAAATGAAGGCGTGGATGGCCTTTTATTTGAAACATACTATGATTTCGAAGAATTAAAGACCGTTCTTACACTGGCAAGAAAAGAAACGGATAAGCCTATTATTACCCACGTTTCCCTGCATGATATTGGCGTATTACAAGATGGCCGTCCTTTAGCAGATGCGTTAAAAGAATTAGAAGACTTAGGAGCAGATGTCGTAGGACTCAACTGCCGCTTGGGTCCTTATCATATGATTCGGTCTCTTGAAGAAGTACCGCTTCCTGATCGTGCTTTCTTATCTGCTTACCCTAACGCCAGCCTTCCGGCGTATGTGGAAGGAAAATTGGAATATGAAACGAATGAAGACTACTTTGTAGAAAGCGCGCGTTTATTCCGTGAACAAGGTGTTCGCTTAATTGGAGGATGCTGCGGTACAACACCAGCTCACGTACGTGCGATGTCGTCTGCCTTAAAAGACCAGCCTCCGATTACAAGTAAAGTGGTTAAAATGAGACCAGCCGTTACGGTTCAAGAGCGTGAACAGCAGGATAAACCTCATATGCATGAAATTGTGAAGAAGCGCCGCTCGGTTATCGTCGAGCTAGATCCACCTAAACAGCTTGGTCCGACGAAATTTTTAGAAGGCGCAAAAGCACTTGATAAAGTTGGCGTAGATGCTATTACATTAGCTGATAATTCTCTTGCCTCACCTCGCATCAGCAACTTGGCAATGGCAACATTGATGCAGCAAGAAACAAAGGCCCGACCGCTTATTCATATTACATGTCGCGACCGAAATTTAATTGGACTTCAATCTCATTTAATGGGACTTCATACATTAGGAATGAATCAAGTACTTGCGATTACCGGTGATCCGTCAAAAGTTGGCGATTTCCCTGGCGCCACTTCGGTCTACGATTTATCTTCATTTGACTTGATTAGTTTAATCGCTCAGTTTAATGAAGGACTATCTTATTCCGGCAAACCGCTTGGTCAAAAAACCAATTTTTCCATCGCAGCTGCCTTTAACCCAAATGTGCGTCACTTAGACCGAGCAGTTCAGCGTTTGGAAAAGAAAATCGACTGCGGGGCTCATTATTTCATTACTCAGCCTCTCTATTCAACCAAGCAAATTGAAGAAGTATATGAAGCAACCAAACATTTAACAACACCGGTATACATCGGGATCATGCCGTTAACAAGCGCAAGAAATGCTCGATTTATTCACCATGAAGTACCTGGAATTAAATTATCAGAAGATATTCTAGAGCGAATGGACGCAACAGGAAATGACCGGATTCGCGGTGAAGTCGAAGGTCTTGCAATTGCAAAACACTTAATTGATACAGCATATGAGCTATTTGACGGTATTTACTTAATTACGCCGTTTATGCGTTATGAAATGACCGAAATTCTAACACGCTATATTCATGACAAGCAACTCGTTACATCAGAAAGGAAGATATAA
- a CDS encoding YkvI family membrane protein, with protein MKRWKLTLQVAATYVGTVVGAGFATGKEIVQFFTQYGELGMVGILVSGLFFIWLGSKMMLLSHSIGASSYQQLNTYLFGDVLGKVVNGVMIVILFGVTSVMLASTGAIGKEQFGLWPPVGMIFTIVLTYVFIARGINGILMVNSLVVPMMLSFAFIIFVPNISYFSLIQTKPDLTLVTQWKWAVSPFLYISLNLALAQAVLVPLGSSVKDRSVIKKGAVIGGCVLTFMLVSTHLALSNLPYSFQLDIPMSAVVKNISAWVNVLFTVVVLGEIFTTLIGNVFGIAKQLQSFLPLNDKQAFVFIILACFIIGQFGYAQLLEFLYPIFGYIGLAFVWMLCIKKEKIS; from the coding sequence ATGAAAAGGTGGAAACTCACACTGCAGGTTGCTGCTACGTATGTAGGCACCGTTGTAGGAGCCGGTTTTGCAACAGGCAAGGAAATCGTGCAATTTTTTACACAATACGGGGAACTTGGAATGGTCGGAATTTTAGTCAGCGGCTTGTTTTTTATTTGGCTTGGTTCGAAAATGATGCTGCTTTCGCACTCAATTGGGGCTTCTTCTTATCAGCAGCTTAATACATATTTATTTGGTGATGTGCTTGGAAAAGTGGTAAACGGTGTAATGATTGTCATTTTATTTGGAGTAACTTCAGTCATGCTAGCGAGTACGGGGGCAATAGGAAAAGAGCAGTTCGGGCTGTGGCCTCCTGTTGGAATGATTTTTACAATTGTTTTAACTTATGTATTTATCGCAAGAGGGATTAACGGTATTTTAATGGTTAATTCTCTTGTTGTGCCGATGATGCTTTCATTTGCTTTTATCATCTTTGTGCCAAATATCAGCTATTTCTCACTGATTCAAACGAAGCCAGATTTAACGCTCGTGACACAGTGGAAGTGGGCGGTTAGTCCCTTTTTATATATTTCCCTAAATCTTGCTTTGGCTCAGGCCGTTTTGGTTCCATTAGGAAGCTCCGTAAAGGATAGGAGCGTGATTAAAAAAGGGGCCGTAATAGGAGGATGTGTACTTACGTTTATGCTTGTTTCTACTCATCTTGCACTTTCCAATTTGCCTTATTCATTTCAACTCGATATTCCTATGAGTGCCGTTGTTAAGAATATCTCAGCTTGGGTGAATGTTTTATTTACTGTAGTTGTGTTAGGTGAGATTTTTACTACATTGATTGGAAATGTATTTGGAATCGCTAAGCAGCTTCAGTCATTTCTTCCCCTGAATGATAAACAAGCTTTTGTGTTTATTATCTTGGCTTGCTTTATTATTGGGCAATTCGGATATGCCCAACTTCTTGAGTTTTTGTATCCGATATTTGGCTATATTGGACTAGCTTTTGTATGGATGTTATGTATTAAAAAAGAAAAAATAAGCTAA